GCCCACCCGCTGCGGATCAGCCGCCTGCAGGTGGACTCCACGACCGGGACGCGCCGCTTCGACACCATCCTGTCCGGCCTGGAGCCGGCGGTGCAGCGGCTGCGCGGCGCGGCGGTGTGACCTACGGCCGGGGCGCGTGGGGGCACCTCCACCACGCGTCCCCGCTCTCCTCCGTCAACCGCTGAGGAGCCGGGTGCGGAGGGCGGCGACGAGGGCCGGGTCGGCGTTCAGGCGGGTGGCGGCGTAGTCGGTGACGGAGCCGTAGCGGTCGGCCAGGCCGGCGAGGAAGCGGCGCATGATCCCCGCCGGGGCGCGGCCGTAGCCCGGCCAGACGAGGGTGAGGTCCGGGTGGCGGGCGTGCCATTCGGCGACCAGGCGGGCGGTGGCGTCCTCGGTGCGGGCGAAGTCGGCGAGAACGTCCTCCTCCGGGACGCCCAGAAGGGTCAGCACCAGGGCCGCCACGATGCCCGTCCGGTCCTTGCCCGAGTAGCAGTGGAAGACCAGCGGCGCGTCCGCCTCGGCGATCACCCGGAGCACCCGGCCCAGCTCGTCCGCACCGTCCTCGGCCACCTCGGCGTAGCGCTCGGCCAGGTAGACGCCCGGGTCGACCTCGGGGCCGAGTGCGGCCTGGTCGTACGGGCGGTGCTCGATCGACAGGTTGTGGAAGGTCAGCCCGGGGAGTTCCGGGACCCGGGCGGTCTGCGCGATCTCCCACGGGTAGCGCAGGTCGATCACCGTGCGGACGCCCAGGGCCTCGAAGCGGGCCAGGTCCGGACCGTCCAGCTTTCCGAGCGAATCGGAGCGGAAGAGCAGTCCGGGCCGGAGGACGCGGCCGTCGGTCGTCCGATGGCCGCCGAGGTCGCGGAAGTTGCACAGCCGGTCGAACACGGTCGTGTCGGTCATGCCGTCACCCTACGAACCGGCCCGTCACCGCGGACCGGAACGGGCGGATCCGCCGGTCAGCGGACGGGCACGCCGCGCGAGACCAGACGGCCCTCGGCGTAGCGGGCCGCGGCCTCGGCGAGCGCGGACGGGCGGCCGCTGTGCAGCACGGTCAGGGTGCCCCGGCCGGCGGGCAGGCCGCGGCCGTCCAGGCGGCGCAGGGCCTGGGCGGCCACCGCGTCCGCGGAGCCGTACAGCCGCAGGCCCGGGGCGGCGGTGCCGGCGAGGGCCGCCGTGATCTCGTCCCTGACCAGTTCGTAGTGGGTGCAGCCGAGGACCACCTCGGTGGTGCCCGCCGGGGTACGGCTCGCGGCGTCTGCGACGGCGGCCCCGACGGCCGCCCGGTTACCGCGCTCCACGGCGTCGGCGAGGCCCGGGCAGGCGACCTCCGTGACGTCGGCGCCGCCGCCGAACTCGGCGATCAGCCCGCGCTGGTAGGCGCTGCCGGTGGTGGCCGGGGTGGCCCAGATCGCGACCCGGCCGCGGGCCGCCGCGGCCGGCTTGATCGCCGGGACGGTGCCGATCACCGGCAGACCGGGCTCCAGCTCCGCCCGCAGCCGGGCGAGACCGTGCACGGAGGCGGTGTTGCAGGCGACGATCAGGGCGTGCGGTTCGAGCGCCGCCGCGGCCCGGGCACAGGCCAGGGCGTGCTCGGCGATGTCCTCCGGGGTGCGCGGCCCCCACGGCATGCCGTCGGGGTCGGAGGACAGCACCAGGTCGGCGTCGGGGCGCAGCGTGCGCAGGGCGGCGGCGGCCGCGAGCAGTCCGAGTCCGGAGTCCACCAGTGCGATCTTCACGGGGCACGACTCTACCGAACGGCTCCGCACGGGAACCGCTCCGCACGGGCGGCGGTGCGGCAGACTGCCGGAGTGACCGTGCTGCTGTGGGTGTCCGCGGTGTCCCTGGCGACCTGGGTGTGGCTGGCCTGCTGCCACGGCCTGTTCTGGCGGACCGACCAGCGGCTGCCGCCGCGGCCCGCACCCCGCCGGTGGCCGTCGGTGGCGGTGGTCGTGCCCGCCCGGGACGAGGCCGCCGTGCTGCCGCACTCGCTGCCCGGCCTGCTCGCCCAGAAGTACCCCGGCGCCGCCCGGGTGATCCTCGTCGACGACCACAGCACGGACGGCACCGGGGCGCTCGCCGCCGGACTCGGCGAGGACGGCGGGCTGCCGCTGGAGGTGACCTCCCCTCCCCCGCTGCCGGCCGGCTGGACGGGCAAGCTGTGGGCGCTGCGGCACGGCGTCGAACTCGCCGGGGACACGGACTTCCTGCTGCTCACCGACGCCGACATCGCGCACGGGCCCACGCTGCTCGCCGATCTCGTCGCGGCCGCCGAGGCGGGCGGCCTGGACCTGGTGTCGCAGATGGCCCGGCTGCGGGTGGAGACCCGCTGGGAGCGGCTGATCGTCCCGGCCTTCGTGTACTTCTTCGCCCAGCTGTACCCCTTCCGGTGGAGCAACCGGCCCGGGTCCCGCACCGCGGCGGCGGCGGGCGGCTGCACGCTGGTGCGGCGGGAGGCGCTGGAGCGGGCGGGCGGCGTCGCCGCGATCCGCGGGGCCGTCATCGACGACGTCAACCTCGCCCGGGCGGTCAAACGGACCGGCGGGCGCACCTGGCTCGGGCTCGCGGAGCAGGTCGACAGCGTGCGGCCCTACCCGCGGCTGGCGGAACTGTGGCGGATGGTGTCGCGCAGCGCCTACGCGCAGCTGCGGTACTCGCCGGTTCTGCTGGCGGGGACGGTCCTGGGGCTGACCCTGGTCTACCTGGTGCCGGTGGTGGCTGTGGCCGCGGGGCTGGCCGGCGGGTCGGCGGCGGTCACGGCGCTCGGCGGGGCCGCCTGGGCGGTCACGGCGGGGACCTTCGTGCCGATGGAGCGGTACTACGGGCGGCCGTGGCCGGAGGCACTGCTGCTGCCGTTCACCGCGGGCCTCTACCTGCTGATGACGGTGGACTCGGCGGTCCAGCACTGGCGCGGCCGAGGAGCGGCCTGGAAGGGCCGCACGTACGGCTAGGGGCTACGACGAACAGGAGCGACGGGATTCGGGGCACCGACAGGGGCGCGTGGGGGCACCTCCCGGCCGAAGACTGGGGGGAGAACTGCGCGGAGTGGGAAGGCAGCTGGTCAGCTTCTTCCGACTCGCGCAGTTCTCCGCACCCCTGAAAGCACCGCTCAGGCGGAGAGGCGCTGGGCCTGCTCGGCGACGCGGCGGCCGAGGTGCTCGGCGGTGGCCAGGTCGGACTTGTGCATGGCGTCGGCGCCCTGGTCGCCGTTGGACTGGGCGGCGGCGCCCAGCCAGACGCCGAGGCGGTTGAGGTCGAACTCGGAGGCGGTGGACTTGTTCCAGCCGGGCAGCAGGCCGAGGTTGACCCACATCATGCTGTGCTGGGCGGCGAAGATGGAGAGCGACTGCAGGGCGTGCAGCTTGTCGCCGCTCTTGGCACCGGAGTTGACGAAGCCGGCGGCCAGCTTGTCCTTCCACTGCTGCTGCATCCAGCGGCCGCTCGTCTTCTCGACGAAGGTGCGGAAGGCGGCGGAGACGTCGCCCAGGTAGGTCGGCGAGCCGAAGATGATGGCGTCGGCGGCGTCCAGCTGCGCCCACTGCTCGTCGGTGATCTGGTCGACGGCGATCAGGTGGACGGTGGTGCCGGCGACCTCCTCCGCGCCCTGGCGGACGAACTCGGCCTGCCGGGCGGTGTGGCCGTAGCCGCTGTGGTAGGCGATGGCGACGCTGATCTCGCGTGACATGCTGTCAGATCCCTTGGATAGATGGAGTGCAGAGCGGTCGTCGCGCGCTGCGCCCGCGAACGACCCGACGATGTGATGCTCGCAGCTGCGGCGACACCGCGACAACGCCGATCGACGGGTTCGATCACTGGGAATGACCGGACGGCCGCCGAGTGTTGCCGTGCGGACCGGGCGGGGCCGGCCCTCAGCGCCCGAGCAGGCGCAGGGCGGCGGGCTTGGCGAACTCGTACCTGGTCATCTGTTCGAGGTCGCGGAGCCAGCGGGCGGGGCCGGGCGGGGCGGCGAGCACCTCGAGGTAGAGCTGTTCGAAGGCGCCGGCGACGCCCTCCAGGGAGAACCGGCCGACCACCCAGTCCCGTCCCCAGCGGCCGAGTTCGGTGCGGCGGCCGGGGTCGTTCAGCAGGCCGCGGAGCTGTTCGGCGAGCGGGCCCGGGTCGCGGCTGCCGTCGCCGAAGCCGTACATGCAGCGGGAGGCGTGCGGTTCGACGAGCGGGCCGGGTTCGTGGACGGCGGTGTAGCCGGCCGCGCCGTGGACGACGACGGGTTTGGCGAAGGCGAGGCCGCGCAGGGCGGAGCCGCCCATGCCGAGGACGACGTCGGCGGCGTCGTAGGCGGGCCGGGGGTCGGCCATCTGGCCGGGGACGAGGACGGCTTCGCGGCCGAGGGCGGCGTTCGCCTCGGCGGCGCGGGCGCGCAGCCGGTCGTGGCTGGGGCCGGTGCCGACGATCGCGAGGCGGATCCGGGGGTCGTCGAGGGCGCGGACGGCGTCGACGGTGAGTTCGGCGCCGGCGTCCTTCTCCAGGTCGGGGACCAGGCGGGTGACGATGGCGAGCAGCAGTTCCTCGTCGTCGATGCCGAGTCCGCGCCGCCAGGCGGTGCCGTCGACCGTGCCGGGGGCGTCCGTCCCGGTGTTGACGGGCGGTTCGACGAGTCGGACGTCGCGGTGGCCGAAGGCCCGGCCGTCGCCCATCAGGGCGCCGAGGCCGAGCACCAGCGGCTGGTGGCGGGGCAGGCCGCGCAGCATCCGGATGCCGTAGAAGGTGGTGACGACGGGGAGGCGGCCGAGCCGGCCGGGGCCGAAGTAGGCGTTGCGGGCGGCCCGGACCTCCCAGGCGTGGAT
The nucleotide sequence above comes from Streptomyces sp. TLI_235. Encoded proteins:
- a CDS encoding glycosyl transferase family 1, with the translated sequence MRPVRVLVHLNNLALGGAQLNAVDIARTLRDRGHDPVLFAQGVAGDAPLVDVAAGHGLDITVAGDPDTPHGEVRRRMQGLALDHGSELIHAWEVRAARNAYFGPGRLGRLPVVTTFYGIRMLRGLPRHQPLVLGLGALMGDGRAFGHRDVRLVEPPVNTGTDAPGTVDGTAWRRGLGIDDEELLLAIVTRLVPDLEKDAGAELTVDAVRALDDPRIRLAIVGTGPSHDRLRARAAEANAALGREAVLVPGQMADPRPAYDAADVVLGMGGSALRGLAFAKPVVVHGAAGYTAVHEPGPLVEPHASRCMYGFGDGSRDPGPLAEQLRGLLNDPGRRTELGRWGRDWVVGRFSLEGVAGAFEQLYLEVLAAPPGPARWLRDLEQMTRYEFAKPAALRLLGR
- a CDS encoding glutamate racemase, with the protein product MRSRSVESCPVKIALVDSGLGLLAAAAALRTLRPDADLVLSSDPDGMPWGPRTPEDIAEHALACARAAAALEPHALIVACNTASVHGLARLRAELEPGLPVIGTVPAIKPAAAARGRVAIWATPATTGSAYQRGLIAEFGGGADVTEVACPGLADAVERGNRAAVGAAVADAASRTPAGTTEVVLGCTHYELVRDEITAALAGTAAPGLRLYGSADAVAAQALRRLDGRGLPAGRGTLTVLHSGRPSALAEAAARYAEGRLVSRGVPVR
- a CDS encoding multimeric flavodoxin WrbA, producing the protein MSREISVAIAYHSGYGHTARQAEFVRQGAEEVAGTTVHLIAVDQITDEQWAQLDAADAIIFGSPTYLGDVSAAFRTFVEKTSGRWMQQQWKDKLAAGFVNSGAKSGDKLHALQSLSIFAAQHSMMWVNLGLLPGWNKSTASEFDLNRLGVWLGAAAQSNGDQGADAMHKSDLATAEHLGRRVAEQAQRLSA
- a CDS encoding hopene-associated glycosyltransferase HpnB, giving the protein MLLWVSAVSLATWVWLACCHGLFWRTDQRLPPRPAPRRWPSVAVVVPARDEAAVLPHSLPGLLAQKYPGAARVILVDDHSTDGTGALAAGLGEDGGLPLEVTSPPPLPAGWTGKLWALRHGVELAGDTDFLLLTDADIAHGPTLLADLVAAAEAGGLDLVSQMARLRVETRWERLIVPAFVYFFAQLYPFRWSNRPGSRTAAAAGGCTLVRREALERAGGVAAIRGAVIDDVNLARAVKRTGGRTWLGLAEQVDSVRPYPRLAELWRMVSRSAYAQLRYSPVLLAGTVLGLTLVYLVPVVAVAAGLAGGSAAVTALGGAAWAVTAGTFVPMERYYGRPWPEALLLPFTAGLYLLMTVDSAVQHWRGRGAAWKGRTYG
- a CDS encoding protein-tyrosine phosphatase, which codes for MTDTTVFDRLCNFRDLGGHRTTDGRVLRPGLLFRSDSLGKLDGPDLARFEALGVRTVIDLRYPWEIAQTARVPELPGLTFHNLSIEHRPYDQAALGPEVDPGVYLAERYAEVAEDGADELGRVLRVIAEADAPLVFHCYSGKDRTGIVAALVLTLLGVPEEDVLADFARTEDATARLVAEWHARHPDLTLVWPGYGRAPAGIMRRFLAGLADRYGSVTDYAATRLNADPALVAALRTRLLSG